The Carassius carassius chromosome 9, fCarCar2.1, whole genome shotgun sequence genome includes a region encoding these proteins:
- the LOC132149787 gene encoding chymotrypsinogen A-like, producing the protein MKFNSALSIAGVTLLYITGSLCQLDVCGRAPLNNKIVGGEDATAGSWPWQVSIHLSGSSHNCGGTLITKDWVLSAAHCFQDFVLSDVVMYFGRLSQSGSNPDETSRKASQVINHPDYNSPPFDNDIALVQLSSSVTFSDYISPVCLAATGSVFGGGTESWVTGWGLLQSGATQVPDMLQEVMIPIVSDSDCKKAYEETFTSNMLCAGLLNQGGKGPCQGDSGGPILSSNSSLWIQSGIVSFGKGCAEPTFPTVFAKVSQFQDWIKSLTGSNPPGFVAFSNGIQQSTPTPDQTSNSNFGSVPNLLLFPLSLTVSIISFSLFLAS; encoded by the exons ATGAAGTTCAACAGCGCTTTGAGTATTGCTGGAGTCACACTTCTCTACATTACAG GTTCACTCTGCCAGTTAGATG TCTGTGGTCGAGCCCCTCTCAATAACAAGATTGTTGGAGGGGAGGATGCGACGGCAGGTTCTTGGCCGTGGCAGGTCAGCATTCATCTCTCCGGCTCAAGTCATAACTGCGGCGGGACTCTCATCACTAAAGACTGGGTTTTATCTGCAGCTCACTGCTTCCAGGA TTTCGTTTTGTCTGACGTTGTGATGTACTTCGGTCGTCTGAGTCAATCTGGCTCAAACCCTGATGAGACGTCCAGGAAAGCGAGTCAAGTCATTAACCATCCTGACTATAATAGTCCTCCCTTTGACAATGATATAGCCCTGGTCCAGCTCTCCTCCTCTGTGACTTTCTCTGATTACATCAGTCCGGTCTGTCTGGCAGCGACTGGGAGTGTGTTtggtggagggactgagagctggGTCACTGGATGGGGTTTGCTGCAATCTGGAG CCACCCAGGTTCCTGACATGCTGCAGGAGGTGATGATACCGATTGTGAGCGACAGTGATTGTAAAAAGGCTTATGAAGAGACCTTCACAAGCAATATGCTTTGTGCTGGATTGTTAAATCAGGGAGGAAAAGGTCCATGTCAG GGAGACTCTGGAGGTCCGATACTCAGCAGCAACAGCTCCCTGTGGATTCAGTCTGGCATTGTGAGTTTTGGCAAAGGATGTGCTGAGCCCACATTTCCCACTGTGTTCGCCAAAGTCTCTCAGTTTCAGGACTGGATCAAGTCTTTAACGGGCAGCAACCCGCCTGGATTTGTTGCATTTAGCAATGGCATTCAACAATCAACTCCAACTCCAGATCAAACATCCAACTCCAACTTCGGAAGTGTTCCCAACCTCCTCTTATTCCCTCTTTCTCTCACAGTCTCCATCATTTCTTTCTCCCTGTTTCTCGCTTCCTAA